CGGCCAGCGTCAGAAAACGGGATCGTGCCATGAGTGACCTCTCAAAGGGGCGGCCTGCCGATCCTCGCGACCGTCGCAAGTGGATCATTGAGGCCTTCGTAACAGGAGACACGCGATCGCGGCGGGACCCTATGCGCAACGCACGTGCTATTCGCCGGCGCTCGGCAAGAATGGCGACAGTTTCTCTCGCAACTGTCGCAGCGCCCGACTCATGTTCGCTTCGACCGCCTTCACCGTGACACCCAACTGCTCGGCGATCTCGCTGTAGCGCAGGTTGCGTTCGCGGCTCATGAGGAACACCTCGCGGGTACGCGGCGGCAACGCATCGATCGCCTCACGAATCGCGTCCTGCAGCTCACCGGCCTGGGTGTCAGCGTCGGCGTGTTCGGCCGGTTCGCTGAGTGCCTCGACATAGACGGCCGACTTCTTCTGCACCTGCAGATGTCGTAGATGATTGAGCGAGCGGTTTCGCACCGCCTGCATGAGGTAGCCGGCCACACTGCTGTCGGGGGCGAGCGTTTCGCGACGACGCCAGAGCTCGAGGAACACGTCCTGCGAAAGCTCTTCGGCCACGCCCGGATCGTGCAGCACCCGATTCGCGGAACGCACCACGGGCTCATACCACTGCCGGAAGATCGCATCGAACGCTGCGTGATCGCCGCCTCGGAGGCGGGCCAGCAAGTCAGCGTCGGACACGAGGGGTGTGGGGTCGGGAAATGACTGGGACAGGATACGGTCGACGCGACTCCTCGGAGTCCTGTCGGCCGCAGTTGCAGCGTATACTACATCGGACCGCAGCGCTTGTGCGCGGGGGCCCGCCGGAAAGGGGGGGACGTAGGGTATCGCCATCCACTCGTGTCTTTTGGGCATGTCCGACGAAATCCGTCTTTCCGCTGCATCCGCTCCCGAGGCCGACTGGGACGCGATCTCCCGCTATGTGGCGGGGGAGAGCGATGCCGTCGAGTCGGCAGCCGTCAGTGAGTGGCTGACGGCGCATCCGGAAGACGCGGCGTTGGCGGCGATTGTTAAGGCGCGGGCCGATCGGGTGGCGACGCGATCAGCTGTCTCCGTCGATACCGAGCGGGCGTTGGCCGCCGTACGGAGGCGGATCGCGGACTCCCCGACGTTGACGGTCGCACGTGGCGGCGCGGCTCAGCCCGCAGTCGCGAAGTCGGCAGCCGCCACGCGCCGTTGGCGCGGGCCGATGTTTGCGGCCGCGGCCGCAGTGACGGCCATGGTCGGTATCGCGCAGTGGCGCGGCGGCAACACGGCTTCGGAGCAGGTGTACGCCACGCAGGTGGGGCAGCGTGACTCGGTGAAGCTGCCCGACGGCAGTACGGTCGTGCTGGCACCCGGCAGTCGGCTCACGGTGTCGTCCGGATACAACGACGGCAATCGTGATGTCACGCTGGAAGGCGCGGCGTTCTTCGAGGTGAAGCACGACGGGGCGCATCCCTTCGTGGTGCATTCACGCGGCGCGGAAATTCGCGACATCGGCACGGCCTTCTCAGTGAAGACCGATGTGAACGGTCGCGTGGCGGTGGCGGTCACGCACGGCATCGTCGCCGTGCGCGATACGACGGCTGGCAGTGCGGCGCCAGTAGAGCTGCGCGCGGGTGACCGTGGTGTGCTGCAGTCCGGCACGGTAGCGGTGGCACGCGGGACGGTCACGGATGAGGACATGGCGTGGACGCGCGGGCAGCTGGCGTATCGGGATGCGCCGCTGGCCGAAGTGCAGGCCGATTTGCGACGGTGGTACGGGATCGAACTGCAGGTGGTCGATGCCGCGCTGGCACAGCGCACGCTGACGGCGTCGTTCCGCGGCGATTCGGCGGCGCAGGTGGTGCAGGTAATTGCGCTGGCCCTGGGAGCCGACGTGGTGCAGCGTGGCGATACGATACTTCTTCAGCCGCAGGGACCGGGTTCAACGCCGAATCCCTGAACGGAGCGATCGACGCGCATATGTGGCGGTGGCAGGTGGTACGACGCGGAGTGACCGTGGGCGCGATCGCAGTCTTGATCGCGCCCCTTGCTGTCGTTCATGCCGAGCGCGCACCGGCGATGGCCGCGCCCGCAGCGGATCCGGTGTGTGCGGTACGGCTCGGAGCGCAGGAACGGTCGTCGCTGTGGGCGCCGCCGCTCGATCGCATCGTGAATCTGCACGTGCCTGAGGTCTCGATTCGCGAGGCGCTCGACCGGTTGGCCGTGGTCGCGAAGATCGAACTGTCGTACAGCGCAGAGTTGCTGCCCGCCGGCAAGCGGGTCTGTCTCACACTCGATCGCGTGCCCGTAGGCGCGGTGCTGGAGTCGCTGCTATCCGGCACGACGCTGCGATCGATCGTGTTGGGGAGCACGCAGGTGGTCCTCGCACCGTCGCGCGCTGGTCTGGTTGCCGACGGCGCGGGCCCTGGTGGCGCGGCGTTGTCGGCGAGTGTCATGACCGGCACGCCGATGGCGCGACGGGCAAGCGTGCTCGATCGCGTGGTGGTGACGGGATCACCCGACGGCGCACCGCAACGTGGGTCGCCGTTCGCGCTCGACGTGATCGATGGCGCGACGCTCGCCCGTCATGGCGTGGGCACGCTCGGTGAGGCCCTTGATCTGGCGGTGCCCGGTGTGTGGTCGTGGACGGCGAGCGCCGGGACGCTGTCGGCGCGATACGGCAGCATTCGTGGTGCGAGTTCGTTCGGCGTGAGTGCGCCGAAGATCTATCTCGACGGCATCGAAGTCGCGAACCCGCTGCTGGTGACGCAACTCGATCCGGCGCGGGTGGAGCGCGTGGAAGTGATTCGCGGACCGCAGGGGGCAGCACTGTACGGCGCTGATGCCATCAGCGGTGTGGTGAACATTCTCACGCGACACGATGGCACGCCCACCGGAACGCCCGTGGTGCAGCTCTCCACGACCGCGGGATTGTCCGCCACCGCCTACGCCCCGCGCGACGCCTTCGTGCAGGATCATGCGCTGTCGTTCCGCAGCGGCAGCAGTTCACGCAGCCTCGGGCTAGGGCTCAACATAGGGACCGTCGGGGCGTATGTGCCCGGCGCCTCGGAGCAGCGTCTGTTGGCCGATGCCGACGTGCGCGTCGTTCGGGCGAATGCGGTCTTCACCGGCACCGCGCGCTTTTCGGCACAGCGTGCGAATGCGAGTACGAGTCTGATCTTCGGCGGGGCTACGTCTCCCGCGCTCACGGCGGGTAGCAGCGCGGAGACCGCGCCGCTCTGGCCGTCGCGTCTGCGCGCGGCCGCCGGCGGGCTCGGAACGTCGCCACCAGATTCATCCGGCTATCGCCCACCATTGGATACCACGTCGCGTGTGCCGTTTACCGGCGACAGCGCGACGGGCCAGTCATTGTCGCAGTACACCGTGGGCGGCACCATGGCGGTGATGCCCAATCTGCACTGGACGCATACGGTCATCGCTGGTGTCGACGGCTATCGGCTGCGTGGTCTCTCCTCGGCCTCGCTGCCGACACCGGTATCGTCGTCGAGCGGATTGGGAGAGGGCCAGGGGTCGGCCGATCGCGGAACGCTGCGGTTGCGCAGCGTGGGCCGTTTCGATGTGGCCGAGGGCACGTTGCTGGCCGTGACCTTTGCCGCCGAGCAGGCGCTCACACGCGATGTGTCGTCGGAGTTGGTCAATGCCCCGGGCTATCGTCCAAACGGTGGCGCGCTCACTCCAGCCATCGCGTCGTCGGCCACGACGTTGCGGCTCGCGCAGAGCTGGATCAACAACACCGGCGTGTCGGCGCAGGCGATGCTCTCGTGGCAAGACCGTTGGTACTTCTCGGCCGGTGGTCGGGCTGAGCGAACGAGCGGCGCCACCTCGGAGGTGCAGCGCGCATTGCTGCCAATGCTTGGGGCGGCGTATGTGCGTGACTACGGGCCAGCGGTCTTGAAGCTGCGCAGTGCGTTCGGCACGGGCATCCGGCCGGCGCGCACGTTGGCGCGGGGCACCTCATGGATGGGGCGGGGCGCTGCGTCGGCCACCGACGGCCTGCAGCCCGAACGGCAGACCGGGATCGAAGCGGGTGCCGATCTGGTGTTCTCACATGGCGTGTCACTGCACGTGACGCGCTTCGATCAGGAAGCCTCCGGGTTGATCCAGCCGGTGGGCTCGATGAGTACATCGGTTGGCGCCAATGGCCGCATCGTGCGCACCCTGGCGTACACGCTGCAGAACGTCGGCGCGATCACCAATCGGGGATGGGAACTGCAGGCGACGGCGCGTCGCAGCAGTCTACAGCTCGCCGGAACGCTCTCGCTGGTCGACAGCCGCGTGGCGCGTACCGCGACCGGGTACCGCGGCGAGCTGCGCGTGGGTGATCGCATGCTCGATGTTCCGGCGTCTACCGTGAGTCTCTCGGCCACGTGGGCGGCACGTCGCTGGAGCCTCAGTTCGACGGCCACCCGCGCCGCCGACTGGATCGGCTACGACCGCACGGCCATTGGTGAAGCCGTCGCGAACACCGCGCACGAGTACGACTTCGGCGGACCGCTGTTGCGTCGATACTGGCTGAACTACGGCGGCGTGACCCGTTGGCGCGCCAACGCGAGCTACCGGATTCGTGGCGATCTGTCCGTGCTGCTCGGCGGTGAAAACCTGCTGAACGTGCAGCGCGGTGCGCCGGACAATGCGACCGTCACCGCGGGCCGCACGCTGAGCTTCGGCCTCCGCTCGATGTTCTGATCGATCGGCCAGTGCTGGGAACGCAGAAGCGCCCGAGGCGGATT
This region of Gemmatimonas groenlandica genomic DNA includes:
- a CDS encoding TonB-dependent receptor, coding for MGAIAVLIAPLAVVHAERAPAMAAPAADPVCAVRLGAQERSSLWAPPLDRIVNLHVPEVSIREALDRLAVVAKIELSYSAELLPAGKRVCLTLDRVPVGAVLESLLSGTTLRSIVLGSTQVVLAPSRAGLVADGAGPGGAALSASVMTGTPMARRASVLDRVVVTGSPDGAPQRGSPFALDVIDGATLARHGVGTLGEALDLAVPGVWSWTASAGTLSARYGSIRGASSFGVSAPKIYLDGIEVANPLLVTQLDPARVERVEVIRGPQGAALYGADAISGVVNILTRHDGTPTGTPVVQLSTTAGLSATAYAPRDAFVQDHALSFRSGSSSRSLGLGLNIGTVGAYVPGASEQRLLADADVRVVRANAVFTGTARFSAQRANASTSLIFGGATSPALTAGSSAETAPLWPSRLRAAAGGLGTSPPDSSGYRPPLDTTSRVPFTGDSATGQSLSQYTVGGTMAVMPNLHWTHTVIAGVDGYRLRGLSSASLPTPVSSSSGLGEGQGSADRGTLRLRSVGRFDVAEGTLLAVTFAAEQALTRDVSSELVNAPGYRPNGGALTPAIASSATTLRLAQSWINNTGVSAQAMLSWQDRWYFSAGGRAERTSGATSEVQRALLPMLGAAYVRDYGPAVLKLRSAFGTGIRPARTLARGTSWMGRGAASATDGLQPERQTGIEAGADLVFSHGVSLHVTRFDQEASGLIQPVGSMSTSVGANGRIVRTLAYTLQNVGAITNRGWELQATARRSSLQLAGTLSLVDSRVARTATGYRGELRVGDRMLDVPASTVSLSATWAARRWSLSSTATRAADWIGYDRTAIGEAVANTAHEYDFGGPLLRRYWLNYGGVTRWRANASYRIRGDLSVLLGGENLLNVQRGAPDNATVTAGRTLSFGLRSMF
- a CDS encoding FecR family protein is translated as MSDEIRLSAASAPEADWDAISRYVAGESDAVESAAVSEWLTAHPEDAALAAIVKARADRVATRSAVSVDTERALAAVRRRIADSPTLTVARGGAAQPAVAKSAAATRRWRGPMFAAAAAVTAMVGIAQWRGGNTASEQVYATQVGQRDSVKLPDGSTVVLAPGSRLTVSSGYNDGNRDVTLEGAAFFEVKHDGAHPFVVHSRGAEIRDIGTAFSVKTDVNGRVAVAVTHGIVAVRDTTAGSAAPVELRAGDRGVLQSGTVAVARGTVTDEDMAWTRGQLAYRDAPLAEVQADLRRWYGIELQVVDAALAQRTLTASFRGDSAAQVVQVIALALGADVVQRGDTILLQPQGPGSTPNP
- a CDS encoding RNA polymerase sigma-70 factor, with amino-acid sequence MSDADLLARLRGGDHAAFDAIFRQWYEPVVRSANRVLHDPGVAEELSQDVFLELWRRRETLAPDSSVAGYLMQAVRNRSLNHLRHLQVQKKSAVYVEALSEPAEHADADTQAGELQDAIREAIDALPPRTREVFLMSRERNLRYSEIAEQLGVTVKAVEANMSRALRQLREKLSPFLPSAGE